The following are from one region of the Achromobacter xylosoxidans genome:
- the tssI gene encoding type VI secretion system tip protein TssI/VgrG yields the protein MTDRSQAPAGFSSLDVAALSQNARMLQVRTPLDAALAVERMNLREGVSELFALTLDCLASSAELDVQALLGREISVSLLLADGNRRQWHAVVEGVDALGADGGLARYRLHAAPWLAALGLRRDSFLYQDKSVTDILSEIFADYPQAAYSFDIAEPPAPRALRTQYRETDLAFVLRLLAEAGLSFRFDHQQGEQQDEASGGARHRLVVFDTRAARPACPDAALHFHRSDATETEDSITRFGASRAVRPNAVTRLAWDDRKLLAHAAHAQSDVAAGAVPRLEDYDYDGHGRHADGDSAELAAARSLQAHEARMVRFDGGGTARQMMPGHDFTLTQHSRYAAGSGQAVDEMGGNRYTLLHVEHEAANNLGSQAAQALGDSDLEHGSYRNTFGALPAAAPLAPGWRAKPTAPEGLAAVVVAARDAPISSGRDLRIKVQFPWQRGARPLPGGLAHRSHGDDTGNAPGDDSSGTWLRVAGAQAGPNWGAHHLPRKGTEVLVEFLDGDIDQPVASAQLYNDADLPPWSAGEDADANHPGRLSGWHSKGLDGEGHSQWLFDDTPRQMRTRLSSSIGATQLGLGYLVEQGADESNRGAWRGTGFELRSDAWTVVRSGQGMLLSANARKDARSTQADSQEALALLRGAQNAAQRLDTAGTQRQARALAATSQYDALTRAIDPKGDGRYPGSVGGQQAIKASGGERTGTDAVERIDGARMLIDAPSSLNFATPASAILHASENLHVTAQADGHVAARQTFATASGRSTSLFVQDGGIRAVAAESPVSIHAHTDMLEMLAGQDITVTSTTDSIEILANQSITLQAAGASIVMNGGDIVFKGPGMFSVKGASHNLIGPASDAAALPALPSSQVGDPMLVTAELVHRPKAKLQAQAGSGQALNAAGATGAVAAAPATATPTAAAAAGSQGSLLGSAGAALASGATAVSKSLSAAADGASGMLDQAKSMAGEALKPVQELGAMAGKTMQAAGKAGSELMSGAMSKAGGMAKTAMQNVAPSLTGGATPSLATGATQSLASMATPSLMDGGLSTMNMAQGAGDALAGAVSMPQALTDAAGAVSKAGGMASQASDVASQASSLTADGSGGVGSAIGPVMTQAMGAMGGRPAALSSAVNSLLTMPDVNQGNLPAVAGAILSTPGLTDSAIPSVVGAILQSPTISNVTLPKVAEAIMNIPAVANSPYPAMAKRVMEMAGVGLPGPVARPAGAPGGQDAGGSAAAGTPDAGAPTPSAYRARSGAKLQYVNLKEEDEVWNDGQALDSLDRQTNKPRIRVRFNKAGQHRFSVKVSPRPGNAVYSAREQSRQPLYREPNQRSYSYVTDADGTKVVDNITLPAAGLNTYMFEVVNDKNQIISTEQVETARRLYLQEIMLPGPETLARRHGFQPTATEYARHGVDVVQLPPVSTRGDANMDVFTDDGYERLRRLAASVYPGSQGPDHEPYTLVVCHIDRLATMLPVQPIYVQASAGPGAADKQVQFVNADGTLSFLWYHIEPGVDWYVECLFEYTDPAAGIRQVPIPKDRMTPVPYDPANPKACDSLNIRMAGLVPVPTSGKIILKVRLLESSAGGVAFPGTNLLGVAAMSPWEPNTLDYLQQTLVHEIGHLIGMTPSGPEWARAHPDEADMDSSKLDKGPYFYSQFGNHCHFGLPVSQADPSHVGSCVMFGGDCVSIRFCASCAQAVRKTDMSNGWPSF from the coding sequence ATGACCGACCGTTCCCAAGCGCCCGCCGGGTTCAGCAGCCTGGATGTAGCCGCCCTCTCCCAGAACGCCCGCATGCTGCAGGTGCGCACGCCCCTGGATGCGGCGCTCGCGGTAGAGCGCATGAATCTGCGCGAAGGCGTCTCCGAACTGTTTGCCCTGACGCTGGACTGCCTGGCGTCCTCCGCCGAACTGGATGTGCAAGCCCTGCTGGGCCGCGAGATCAGCGTCAGCCTGCTGCTGGCCGACGGCAACAGGCGCCAATGGCATGCGGTGGTGGAAGGCGTGGACGCGCTGGGCGCGGACGGCGGCCTGGCGCGCTACCGGCTGCACGCCGCGCCCTGGCTGGCGGCCCTGGGCCTGCGCCGCGACAGCTTTCTGTACCAGGACAAGTCGGTCACCGACATCCTGAGCGAGATCTTCGCCGACTATCCGCAGGCGGCCTACTCGTTCGACATCGCCGAACCGCCCGCTCCGCGCGCGCTGCGCACGCAGTACCGCGAAACCGACCTGGCCTTCGTGCTACGCCTGCTGGCCGAAGCCGGCTTGAGCTTCCGCTTCGACCACCAGCAGGGCGAACAACAAGACGAGGCCTCGGGCGGCGCGCGGCACCGGCTGGTCGTGTTCGACACGCGCGCGGCGCGGCCGGCCTGCCCCGATGCCGCGCTGCACTTTCACCGCAGCGACGCCACCGAAACCGAGGACAGCATCACGCGCTTCGGCGCGTCCCGCGCGGTACGGCCCAACGCCGTGACGCGCCTGGCCTGGGACGATCGCAAGCTGCTCGCGCACGCAGCGCATGCGCAGTCCGACGTCGCAGCCGGCGCGGTGCCCCGCCTTGAAGACTACGACTACGACGGCCACGGCCGCCATGCCGACGGCGACAGCGCGGAACTGGCGGCCGCGCGCAGCCTGCAGGCGCACGAAGCCCGCATGGTGCGCTTTGACGGCGGCGGCACGGCCCGCCAGATGATGCCCGGCCATGACTTCACGCTGACGCAGCACAGCCGCTACGCCGCGGGCTCTGGCCAGGCCGTCGACGAGATGGGCGGCAACCGCTACACGCTGCTGCACGTCGAACACGAAGCCGCCAACAACCTGGGCAGCCAGGCTGCCCAGGCGCTGGGCGATTCCGATCTGGAACACGGCTCATACCGCAATACCTTCGGCGCCCTGCCCGCGGCCGCGCCGCTTGCGCCCGGCTGGCGCGCCAAGCCCACTGCGCCCGAAGGCCTGGCGGCCGTGGTGGTGGCCGCGCGGGACGCGCCCATTTCCTCGGGCCGCGATCTACGCATCAAGGTGCAATTCCCCTGGCAGCGCGGCGCGCGTCCGCTGCCGGGCGGCCTGGCGCACCGCAGCCATGGCGACGACACCGGCAATGCCCCGGGCGACGACAGTTCCGGCACCTGGCTGCGCGTCGCAGGCGCGCAGGCCGGCCCCAACTGGGGCGCGCACCATCTGCCGCGCAAAGGCACCGAGGTCCTGGTCGAGTTCCTGGACGGCGACATCGACCAGCCCGTGGCCTCGGCGCAGCTGTACAACGACGCCGACCTGCCGCCCTGGTCCGCCGGAGAGGACGCCGACGCCAATCATCCCGGCAGGCTCAGCGGCTGGCACAGCAAGGGCCTGGACGGCGAGGGCCACAGCCAATGGCTGTTCGACGACACGCCCCGGCAGATGCGCACGCGCCTGTCGAGCTCCATCGGCGCCACGCAGCTGGGCCTGGGCTATCTGGTCGAACAGGGCGCGGATGAATCCAATCGCGGCGCATGGCGCGGCACCGGCTTCGAACTGCGTTCGGACGCCTGGACCGTGGTGCGCTCCGGGCAAGGCATGCTGCTGTCCGCCAACGCACGCAAGGATGCACGCTCTACCCAGGCCGACTCGCAGGAAGCGCTGGCGCTGCTGCGCGGCGCGCAGAATGCGGCGCAGCGCCTGGATACCGCCGGCACGCAGCGCCAGGCGCGCGCGCTCGCGGCCACCAGCCAATACGATGCGCTGACCCGCGCCATCGACCCCAAGGGCGACGGCCGCTATCCGGGCAGCGTAGGCGGCCAGCAGGCGATCAAGGCCAGCGGCGGCGAGCGCACCGGCACGGACGCAGTGGAGCGCATCGACGGCGCCCGCATGCTGATCGACGCGCCGTCCTCACTGAACTTCGCCACGCCCGCCTCGGCCATCCTGCACGCCAGCGAAAACCTGCACGTCACGGCGCAAGCCGACGGCCACGTGGCCGCGCGCCAGACCTTTGCCACGGCCTCCGGCCGCTCCACCAGCCTGTTCGTGCAGGACGGCGGCATCCGCGCCGTCGCGGCCGAATCGCCGGTGTCGATCCACGCGCATACCGACATGCTGGAGATGCTGGCCGGCCAGGACATCACCGTCACCTCCACCACCGACAGCATCGAGATCCTGGCGAACCAAAGCATCACCCTGCAGGCCGCTGGCGCCAGCATCGTCATGAATGGCGGCGACATCGTGTTCAAGGGGCCGGGGATGTTCTCGGTCAAGGGCGCATCCCACAACCTGATCGGGCCTGCCAGCGACGCGGCCGCGCTGCCGGCGCTGCCGTCCTCGCAAGTGGGCGATCCCATGCTGGTCACTGCCGAACTGGTGCACCGGCCCAAGGCCAAGCTACAGGCGCAAGCCGGCTCCGGCCAGGCGTTGAATGCGGCTGGCGCGACGGGCGCCGTGGCCGCGGCTCCCGCGACTGCAACCCCCACGGCAGCCGCGGCCGCTGGATCGCAAGGCTCCCTGCTGGGCAGCGCGGGCGCGGCGCTTGCCAGCGGCGCGACTGCCGTATCCAAGAGTCTGTCCGCGGCGGCCGATGGCGCGTCCGGCATGCTGGACCAGGCCAAGAGCATGGCCGGCGAAGCGCTCAAGCCCGTCCAGGAATTGGGCGCGATGGCCGGCAAGACCATGCAGGCAGCGGGCAAGGCGGGCTCGGAGCTGATGTCGGGCGCCATGTCCAAGGCCGGCGGCATGGCGAAGACCGCCATGCAGAATGTGGCTCCGTCGCTGACTGGCGGCGCCACGCCTTCACTGGCGACCGGCGCCACGCAATCCTTGGCCAGCATGGCAACGCCGTCACTGATGGATGGCGGCCTCTCCACCATGAACATGGCACAGGGCGCTGGCGACGCGCTGGCCGGCGCGGTATCCATGCCCCAGGCGCTGACTGACGCGGCGGGCGCCGTGTCCAAGGCCGGCGGCATGGCATCGCAAGCGTCAGACGTGGCCTCGCAGGCATCCAGCCTGACCGCCGACGGCAGCGGCGGCGTGGGGTCCGCCATCGGCCCGGTCATGACCCAGGCGATGGGCGCCATGGGCGGCCGCCCCGCCGCGCTGAGCTCGGCGGTGAATTCGCTGCTGACCATGCCGGACGTCAACCAGGGCAATCTGCCCGCGGTCGCGGGCGCGATACTCAGCACGCCGGGCCTGACCGACTCCGCGATTCCGTCCGTGGTCGGCGCCATCCTGCAATCGCCCACGATATCCAACGTCACGCTGCCCAAGGTGGCGGAGGCGATCATGAACATACCCGCGGTGGCCAACTCGCCCTATCCCGCGATGGCCAAGCGGGTCATGGAAATGGCCGGCGTCGGCCTGCCCGGCCCTGTGGCGAGGCCCGCGGGCGCGCCTGGCGGCCAGGACGCGGGCGGCTCCGCGGCGGCTGGGACGCCAGATGCCGGCGCGCCCACGCCGTCCGCCTACCGGGCCAGAAGCGGCGCCAAGCTCCAGTACGTCAACCTGAAGGAAGAGGACGAGGTCTGGAACGATGGCCAGGCGCTGGACAGCCTGGACCGCCAGACCAACAAGCCCAGGATCCGCGTGCGCTTCAACAAGGCCGGCCAGCATCGCTTCAGCGTCAAGGTCAGCCCGCGTCCGGGCAATGCGGTGTACTCCGCGCGCGAGCAAAGCCGCCAACCGCTGTACCGCGAGCCCAACCAGCGCTCCTACAGCTACGTGACCGACGCCGACGGCACCAAGGTGGTCGACAACATCACCCTGCCGGCCGCGGGCCTGAACACCTATATGTTCGAGGTGGTGAACGACAAGAACCAGATCATCTCCACGGAGCAAGTCGAGACCGCAAGGCGGCTGTATCTCCAGGAGATCATGCTGCCCGGCCCCGAGACGCTGGCGCGCCGCCACGGCTTCCAGCCGACCGCGACGGAATACGCGCGGCATGGCGTGGACGTGGTGCAATTGCCGCCGGTCAGCACGCGCGGCGACGCCAACATGGACGTGTTCACGGACGACGGCTATGAACGCCTGCGCCGGCTGGCTGCGTCCGTCTACCCCGGGTCGCAGGGCCCGGACCACGAGCCCTATACGCTCGTCGTCTGCCACATCGACCGGCTGGCCACGATGCTGCCCGTCCAGCCCATTTACGTGCAAGCCTCGGCCGGTCCCGGCGCGGCCGACAAGCAGGTGCAGTTCGTCAACGCCGACGGCACCCTCAGCTTCCTGTGGTATCACATCGAGCCTGGCGTGGACTGGTACGTCGAATGCCTGTTCGAGTACACCGACCCTGCGGCCGGCATCAGGCAGGTCCCCATCCCCAAGGATCGCATGACCCCGGTGCCTTACGACCCAGCGAATCCCAAGGCCTGCGACAGCCTGAACATCCGCATGGCGGGCCTGGTGCCCGTGCCGACCTCGGGCAAGATCATCCTGAAGGTCCGGTTGCTGGAAAGCTCCGCAGGCGGCGTGGCGTTCCCTGGCACCAACCTGCTTGGCGTGGCGGCGATGAGCCCCTGGGAGCCCAACACGCTGGATTATCTGCAGCAGACGCTGGTGCACGAGATCGGCCACCTGATCGGCATGACGCCCAGCGGCCCCGAGTGGGCGCGGGCCCATCCGGACGAAGCCGACATGGACTCGTCCAAACTCGACAAGGGGCCGTATTTCTATTCCCAGTTCGGCAACCACTGCCACTTCGGCCTGCCCGTCAGCCAGGCCGATCCCAGCCACGTGGGTTCCTGCGTCATGTTCGGCGGCGATTGCGTCAGCATCCGCTTCTGCGCCAGCTGCGCCCAGGCCGTACGCAAGACGGACATGTCCAATGGCTGGCCCTCGTTCTGA
- the icmH gene encoding type IVB secretion system protein IcmH/DotU — protein MPGASLPPRAADFYGSRPAKSLLDLLYDGFLMLFLLKSGQEPVDAASFSARVQQFLADFERSAKKMDIPAEDVYATKYAFCAAVDETVLNSGFSIRDAWMLQPLQLTLFGEQLAGENFFARLEDLRAQGAPRLQSLEVFYMCLLLGFQGKYMIEGQEKLGYLTARLGDEITLLRGKRAGFAPHWPLPDKIAHTLKRDVPLWSIGALFALLGLLAYLGMSHFLNRDMQTAMAPYHDIVKIGPRAAHLTISLP, from the coding sequence ATGCCCGGAGCCTCGCTCCCTCCCCGAGCCGCAGATTTCTATGGCTCGCGCCCCGCGAAGTCCCTGCTGGACCTGCTGTACGACGGCTTCCTGATGCTGTTCCTGCTGAAAAGCGGCCAAGAGCCCGTCGACGCCGCCTCGTTCTCGGCGCGCGTGCAGCAGTTCCTGGCGGACTTCGAGCGCAGCGCGAAGAAGATGGACATCCCGGCCGAGGACGTCTACGCCACCAAATACGCGTTCTGCGCCGCGGTGGACGAGACCGTGCTGAACTCCGGCTTTTCCATCCGCGATGCCTGGATGCTGCAGCCGCTGCAACTGACCCTGTTCGGCGAGCAGCTCGCCGGCGAGAACTTCTTTGCGCGCCTGGAAGACCTGCGCGCGCAGGGCGCGCCGCGCCTGCAATCGCTGGAAGTGTTCTATATGTGCCTGCTGCTGGGTTTCCAGGGCAAGTACATGATCGAGGGCCAGGAAAAGCTGGGCTATCTCACGGCGCGGCTGGGCGATGAAATCACGCTGCTGCGCGGCAAGCGCGCGGGCTTCGCGCCGCACTGGCCCCTGCCCGACAAGATCGCCCACACGCTCAAGCGCGACGTGCCGCTGTGGAGCATCGGCGCGTTGTTCGCGCTGCTGGGGCTGCTGGCCTATCTGGGCATGAGCCACTTCCTTAACCGCGACATGCAGACCGCCATGGCTCCGTACCATGACATCGTCAAGATCGGCCCGCGCGCCGCGCACCTGACCATCTCGCTACCCTGA
- the tssK gene encoding type VI secretion system baseplate subunit TssK, with protein sequence MSHSAKILWGEGLFLRPQHFQRQDAYHEARLAEMSRALHPYAWGLRAARFDAAALANGMLRATELSAIFPDGEIYSAPHNDDLPPAVALDGLDGASTAVFYLALHPMKDIGGNYRDTRQEQGFDARYAHQDSPAPDLYTNASTAELAFLRKNVRLLSEHEPRDALLTIPVARVRRTASAGYELDTSFVAPSVTVQACSALFEQLRRLLDALQAKVNALYGFHREPNKNIIEFRSGDVASFWLLHTCNEAYSALSHLFHNPQLHPERLFQEMLRLAGALMTFSKVHTLADLPAYQHDAPGAAFAQLDEILRDLLDTVISTRYFSIVLEELRPSFHVGRLDSGKLDETTALYLSVSAATPASELAETVPLRFKVGAPDDVEKLVLSAMPGVQLVYTPQVPPAVPVKPGACYFTLQTRGSLYDRMLQARSIAIYAPSGIPDLKLDLIAVTR encoded by the coding sequence GTGAGCCATTCAGCGAAGATACTGTGGGGAGAGGGGCTGTTTCTGCGGCCCCAGCATTTCCAACGCCAAGACGCCTACCACGAGGCCCGCCTCGCGGAAATGAGCCGCGCGCTGCATCCCTACGCATGGGGCCTGCGCGCGGCGCGCTTCGACGCCGCGGCGCTTGCCAACGGCATGCTGCGCGCCACCGAGCTATCCGCGATCTTCCCCGACGGCGAGATCTACAGCGCCCCCCATAACGACGACCTGCCGCCCGCGGTCGCGCTGGACGGACTGGACGGCGCCAGCACGGCGGTGTTCTACCTGGCGCTGCATCCGATGAAGGACATCGGCGGCAACTATCGCGACACGCGCCAGGAACAGGGTTTCGATGCGCGCTATGCGCACCAGGACAGCCCCGCGCCCGATCTCTATACCAACGCCAGCACGGCCGAGCTTGCCTTCCTGCGCAAGAACGTGCGCCTGCTGTCGGAGCACGAGCCGCGCGACGCGCTGCTGACCATTCCTGTAGCGCGCGTGCGCCGCACCGCCAGCGCCGGCTACGAACTGGACACCAGTTTCGTTGCCCCCAGCGTCACGGTGCAGGCGTGCAGCGCGCTGTTCGAGCAGCTGCGCCGGCTGCTGGACGCCCTGCAGGCCAAGGTCAACGCGCTCTATGGATTCCATCGCGAACCGAACAAGAACATCATCGAGTTCCGTTCGGGCGACGTGGCCTCGTTCTGGCTGCTGCACACCTGCAACGAAGCCTATTCGGCGCTCTCGCACCTGTTCCACAACCCGCAGCTGCATCCCGAGCGCCTGTTCCAGGAAATGCTGCGGCTGGCCGGCGCGCTCATGACGTTCTCCAAGGTGCATACGCTGGCGGACCTGCCGGCCTATCAGCACGACGCGCCGGGCGCGGCCTTCGCGCAGTTGGACGAGATCCTGCGCGACCTGCTCGACACCGTCATCTCCACCCGGTACTTCTCCATCGTGCTGGAAGAGCTGCGCCCCTCGTTCCACGTCGGCCGGCTGGATTCCGGCAAGCTCGACGAAACCACCGCGCTCTACCTGTCGGTGTCCGCCGCCACGCCAGCCAGCGAACTGGCCGAGACCGTGCCGCTGCGCTTCAAGGTCGGCGCGCCCGACGACGTGGAAAAGCTGGTGCTCTCTGCCATGCCTGGCGTGCAGCTCGTCTACACGCCGCAGGTTCCGCCCGCCGTGCCCGTCAAGCCGGGCGCCTGCTACTTCACCCTGCAGACCCGCGGCTCGCTGTACGACCGCATGCTGCAGGCGCGCAGCATCGCCATCTATGCCCCCTCGGGCATACCCGACCTGAAACTGGACCTCATCGCCGTCACCCGCTAG
- the tssJ gene encoding type VI secretion system lipoprotein TssJ, with product MSKHLYFSRCMAAAAIIAASPVISGCAAVSAIGAVAGMTGGVMDMTGLKKDPNAPVDVKLAIHAGENLNASSGQPMAVVTKIYYLKNAEAFQRAPLTQLVDTDAEKAALGDSIIAAREVTLTPGQRYEHLEKVPKTAAYIAVAGLFYAPAPQRWKYVFEVKTAEDSGIVMGAHACAMTVVTGQIVLPPGVPGFDPARLGSVQCPN from the coding sequence ATGTCAAAACATCTCTATTTTTCTCGGTGCATGGCAGCGGCGGCCATCATCGCGGCAAGCCCCGTAATCAGCGGTTGCGCAGCGGTTTCAGCGATTGGAGCGGTGGCTGGAATGACTGGCGGCGTGATGGATATGACGGGCCTGAAGAAGGACCCGAATGCGCCTGTGGATGTGAAACTGGCGATACACGCAGGAGAAAATTTGAATGCGAGTAGCGGCCAGCCCATGGCTGTGGTTACGAAAATATACTATTTGAAGAATGCCGAGGCATTTCAGCGCGCACCGCTCACGCAATTGGTTGATACTGACGCCGAAAAGGCGGCGTTGGGTGACAGCATCATCGCTGCACGCGAAGTCACACTGACGCCGGGACAGCGCTACGAGCACCTGGAAAAAGTGCCGAAAACCGCTGCCTACATCGCTGTCGCGGGCTTGTTCTACGCGCCCGCGCCGCAGCGCTGGAAATACGTTTTCGAAGTAAAGACCGCCGAGGACAGCGGCATCGTCATGGGCGCCCATGCCTGCGCGATGACCGTGGTCACCGGACAAATAGTGTTGCCGCCGGGCGTGCCCGGCTTCGACCCGGCCCGCCTCGGCTCGGTGCAATGCCCGAACTGA
- the tssB gene encoding type VI secretion system contractile sheath small subunit gives MAKKESVQKRLQKVRPPRVQLTYDVEKGDAIEQKELPFVVGVVGDFSAQSEAELPRLKDRKFVNIDVDNFDDVMRGLEPRAAYRVKNRLTDEGGTFGVDLKFRSVEDFRPEAVVQQIEPLKELLDIRTKLADLRNKLAGNDKLEDLLGEVLSSTEKLQQLTSEAGKNGKGGSNE, from the coding sequence ATGGCTAAGAAAGAAAGCGTTCAGAAAAGACTCCAGAAAGTACGTCCGCCGCGCGTGCAGCTGACCTATGACGTCGAGAAGGGCGACGCGATCGAGCAGAAGGAACTGCCGTTTGTCGTGGGCGTGGTCGGCGACTTCAGCGCGCAGTCCGAAGCCGAGCTGCCGCGCCTGAAGGACCGCAAGTTCGTCAACATCGACGTCGACAACTTCGACGACGTGATGCGTGGCCTGGAGCCGCGCGCAGCCTACCGCGTGAAGAACCGCCTGACCGACGAAGGCGGCACCTTCGGCGTGGATCTCAAGTTCCGCTCGGTTGAAGACTTCCGTCCCGAAGCCGTGGTGCAGCAGATCGAGCCGCTCAAGGAACTCCTGGACATCCGCACCAAGCTGGCCGACCTGCGCAACAAGCTGGCGGGCAACGACAAGCTGGAAGACCTGTTGGGCGAAGTGCTCAGCAGCACGGAAAAACTGCAGCAACTGACCAGCGAAGCCGGCAAGAACGGCAAGGGAGGCAGCAATGAGTAA
- the tssC gene encoding type VI secretion system contractile sheath large subunit: MSNSAAAQNVSAPAAEADSGLLDQIVEQSRVAKSTAEHDRAKDLIGELAREVMKGTVVVSDNLSAMLDARVAELDRLISAQLSEVMHGAEFQKLESTWRGLHYLCQESNTGPMLKIKVLNVTKRDLVRDFQTAIDFDQSLMFKKVYEEEFGTFGGSPFGALLGNFEITRQPEDMYFIEQMSHVAAASHAPFIASASPELLGLDSFADLGRPRDLAKVFDTVEYTKWRSFRDSEDSRYVGLTMPRFLGRLPYDPKEGTSVEGFNFVEEVDGTDHAKYLWCNAAWAFGARLTAAFADFGWCAAIRGVEGGGLVENLPTHTFKTDDGEIALKCPTEIAITDRREKELSDLGLIPLVHCKNSDYAAFFGAQSVQKAKKYNTDSANANAVLSAQLQYIFSVSRVAHYLKAMMRDKIGSFASAQSVESFLNRWVSQYVLLDDNASQEQKAQFPLREASVQVAEVPGRPGVFRAVAFLRPHFQLDELSISLRLVAELPAQAQKS, from the coding sequence ATGAGTAATTCCGCCGCCGCGCAGAACGTATCCGCGCCCGCCGCCGAGGCCGACTCGGGCCTGCTGGACCAGATCGTCGAACAGAGCCGCGTGGCCAAGTCCACGGCGGAACACGACCGCGCCAAGGACCTCATCGGCGAGCTGGCCCGCGAAGTCATGAAGGGCACCGTCGTGGTCTCGGACAACCTGTCCGCGATGCTAGACGCCCGCGTGGCCGAGCTGGACCGCCTGATCTCGGCCCAGCTGAGCGAAGTGATGCATGGCGCCGAGTTCCAGAAGCTGGAAAGCACCTGGCGCGGCCTGCATTACCTGTGCCAGGAGAGCAACACCGGCCCGATGCTGAAGATCAAGGTGCTCAACGTCACCAAACGCGATCTGGTGCGCGACTTCCAGACCGCCATCGACTTCGACCAGAGCCTGATGTTCAAGAAGGTCTACGAGGAAGAGTTCGGCACGTTTGGCGGCTCGCCGTTCGGCGCGCTGCTGGGCAACTTCGAGATCACGCGCCAACCCGAGGACATGTACTTCATCGAGCAGATGTCGCACGTGGCCGCGGCCTCGCACGCGCCTTTCATCGCGTCGGCCTCGCCCGAATTGCTGGGCCTGGACAGCTTTGCCGACCTGGGCCGTCCGCGCGACCTGGCCAAGGTGTTCGACACCGTGGAATACACCAAGTGGCGCAGCTTCCGCGATTCGGAAGATTCGCGTTACGTGGGCCTGACCATGCCGCGCTTCCTGGGCCGCCTGCCCTATGACCCGAAGGAAGGCACCTCGGTGGAAGGCTTCAACTTCGTCGAGGAAGTGGACGGCACCGACCATGCCAAGTACCTGTGGTGCAACGCCGCCTGGGCCTTTGGCGCGCGCCTGACCGCGGCCTTTGCCGACTTCGGCTGGTGCGCGGCGATCCGCGGCGTGGAAGGCGGCGGCCTGGTCGAAAACCTGCCGACCCACACCTTCAAGACCGACGACGGCGAAATCGCCCTGAAGTGCCCGACGGAAATCGCCATCACCGACCGGCGCGAAAAGGAACTGAGCGACCTCGGCCTGATCCCGCTGGTGCATTGCAAGAACTCGGACTACGCCGCGTTCTTCGGCGCGCAATCGGTGCAAAAGGCCAAGAAGTACAACACCGACAGCGCCAACGCCAACGCGGTGCTGTCGGCGCAGCTGCAGTACATCTTTTCGGTATCGCGCGTGGCGCACTACCTGAAAGCCATGATGCGAGACAAGATCGGCAGCTTTGCCTCCGCGCAATCTGTCGAGAGCTTCCTGAACCGCTGGGTCTCGCAGTACGTGCTGCTGGACGACAACGCGAGCCAGGAGCAGAAGGCGCAGTTCCCCTTGCGGGAAGCATCGGTGCAGGTTGCCGAGGTGCCGGGACGTCCCGGCGTGTTCCGGGCCGTGGCGTTTTTGCGGCCTCATTTTCAGCTCGATGAGCTTTCGATTTCGTTGCGCCTGGTTGCGGAACTCCCGGCCCAAGCCCAGAAATCGTGA
- a CDS encoding Hcp family type VI secretion system effector, with the protein MKDIYVKFGNPALKGESQDKDHPDWIEVGSWRHEIIQPRSATASTSGGHTAERTEHGEMVFTKDLDVVSPLLYQHASGGTTFDEVTIDFLRADGEGNRVKYLEIKLKYVIISRVAPEVVSEGLPHESFSLKYAAVQWKYTQQKVGGNQGGNAQGAWSLTKNDKTYSV; encoded by the coding sequence ATGAAGGACATCTACGTCAAATTCGGCAACCCCGCGCTCAAGGGCGAGTCGCAGGACAAGGACCATCCGGACTGGATCGAAGTCGGATCGTGGCGCCATGAAATCATCCAGCCGCGTTCGGCTACCGCCTCCACCTCCGGTGGCCACACCGCCGAACGCACCGAACATGGCGAGATGGTCTTCACCAAGGACCTGGACGTGGTCAGCCCGCTGCTGTACCAGCACGCATCCGGCGGCACGACGTTCGACGAAGTGACCATCGATTTCCTGCGCGCCGACGGCGAAGGCAACCGCGTCAAGTACCTGGAAATCAAGCTCAAGTACGTGATCATCTCGCGCGTGGCGCCGGAAGTCGTCAGCGAAGGCCTGCCGCACGAGTCGTTCTCGCTGAAGTACGCCGCCGTGCAGTGGAAGTACACGCAGCAGAAGGTGGGCGGCAACCAGGGCGGGAATGCCCAGGGCGCGTGGAGCCTCACCAAGAACGACAAGACGTACTCGGTCTGA